The window GATAGATTTCTTCAAGTCAGGATGCAGTGGGATGATTCGTTCCTTATTGCCTTTACCCAACACCTTGATTTGTGATTGGTAAAAATCAATATCGCTTTCGCGCAGATGGATGAGTTCGCTGCGGCGGATGCCCGTGCCGTAAAATATCTCCAAGATTATTTTATCACGATGCCCTTCATAGCCTTCCGGAAATTCCATTTGTCCCAATAGCTTTTCCATAGCCGGTAACTCTACAAATACCGGAAGACGTTTGGAGGTTTTGGGCGTTTGAACTTTGGCTAAAGGATTTTTTTTGAGCAGACCTTTCCGCATCAGGAATTTATAAAAGGACTGGAGCGAAGAAATTTTACGGTTGATAGAACGGGGGGTTATTTTCCTTTCCATCATGCTCACCATCCAATTGCGCACGGAGGAGTGTGTGGCATCCTGAATTTCGCGGTCCTCATTTTGTTTGATAAAATCACCAAACTGTTTCAAATCATTGCGATAGGACTCCAGCGTGTTGTGCGAATACCGTTTTTCGTATTCAATATAATTGAGGAAAGACTGAACAGGTGACTGCATGATTCAAAGATAGAACGCATATCTGTATGGCAGATTGCACTTTTCAACTTATGGAGGGGCTGATGGGTAAAATAGCCACCAGTGCTATTATTGCTGTTCCTTTCTATTTTAGTCGCGCAATTTGAAGCATAATGAACTCCCTATGGATGTGGTACAGGAATTAATAGAAATACTGAAATATACTTTGCCGGCACTGATCGTTTTTCTGACGGCCTATAAGTTGCTGTCAAGCTATATGCAGAAAGACGCGCGAGGCAAGGCGCTGGAACTCAAGATGCAACGCGATAAAGAAATTGTCTTGTTGCGCTTGCAGGCGTATGAAAGGCTGGCTCTCTTTTTAGAACGCATCACTCCGGTGAGTGCTATTTCAAGAGTGCGAAAACCTGATATGCTCTCCTCGGAATTGCAGTATGCAGTTATAAAAAACATTCGAGAGGAATATGAACACAACCTTTCGCAGCAGATTTATGTTTCTTCCAATGCCTGGAACCTGATTGTAGCTGCCAAAGAAGAAATGTTGAAGACCATCAACCTGATCGCCAATCAGTTACCCAACGATGCCTCAGCAAGCCATCTTATCAATGCTATCTTCACTGGAATTGAAAGAGCGAACGCTCCGCTTCCTACGGAACAAGCATTGGAGTTTTTGAAAGCTGAGTGCCGGGAATTATTTTAAGCAAAGAATAAACTATGAGCAAAAAATTTATAACCGATTCTGGTATTGAAATACAACGAACCTATTCCCCATATAAAGGAGAGGTGGGGGAGCCGGGGAAATTTCCTTTCACCCGTGGCATTCATCCCGAAGCCTATCGAAGCAGGTTATGGACTATGCGCCAGTATGCAGGTTTCTCGACGGCAGAGGAAAGTAATAAACGGTATCATTATCTGTTATCGCAGGGAGTGATGGGTTTAAGTGTAGCCTTTGATTTACCTACACAAATAGGCTATGATTCTGACCATGCGCTTGCAGAGGGGGAAGTGGGTAAGGTTGGTGTAGCGATTGATTCGTTGGAAGATATGGAGCTGCTCTTTAAGGACATTAAACTTGAAGATATTTCTACGTCTATGACCATCAACTCTACGGCCTACATTCTGTTGTCCTTATATATCGCACTCGCCAAAAAGCAGGGTGCAGATTTGAAAAAAATTACGGGCACGATTCAGAATGATATACTCAAGGAGTACGCGGCACGTGGAACATACATCTATCCTCCTAAGCCTTCCATGAAAATCATCACCGACATTTTTGAATACTGCAATCAGGAAGTTCCAAAGTGGAATACGATTTCGATTTCCGGCTATCATATCCGCGAAGCAGGCTCTACGGCAGTTCAAGAGATAGCCTTTACTCTTGCCAACGGAAAAGCATATTGTCAGGCGGCACAAAAAAAGGGATTGGATATCAACCAATTCGGTCAGCGCCTGTCTTTCTTCTTTAATGCGCACAACAATTTTTTTGAAGAGGTGGCTAAGTTTCGTGCAGCTCGGAGGATGTGGGCAAAGATTACCAGCGAATTGGGAGCTACGGATGCGCGGGCACAAATGCTACGCTTTCATACACAAACAGGAGGCTCTACTTTAACTGCACAGCAACCAAAAAATAATATTTCACGAGTGACACTTCAAGCGCTCGCATCTGTATTAGGAGGAACACAATCTCTCCATACTAATGGATATGACGAAGCCCTTTCGCTCCCAACAGAAGAAGCAGCTAAAGTGGCGCTGCGCACTCAGCAAATTATTGGATATGAAAGTGGTGTTACTGAAACAGTGGATCCCTTGGCAGGTTCTTACTTTATAGAAACCCTTACAGACCAGATAGAGGAAGAAGCTTGGAAATATATTCAGCGTATAGATGAAATGGGAGGTAGTGTTTCGGCTATTGAACAAGGCTTTATGCAGAATGAAATTGCCCGAGCTTCTTATCAGTTTCAGCAGGCCGTAGAAAACAAAGAAAAAATTATTGTGGGGGTCAACCAATTCGTAGAGAAAGAAGCAGTACCTACTGGCTTACTGCGAATTGATGATTCCATTCGCAAAGTACAATCGGACAAATTAGCCACATTACGTTCAAAAAGAAATCAGGTGGAAGTAACTGCTTCGTTGGGAAAAATCAAACAGGCAGCGAAAGAAGATAGAAACCTAATGCCCTTGGTAATCCAAGCCGTAGAGTCATTGGCTACTCTGGGAGAAATTGCTGATTCGCTTCGCGAAATTTATGGAGAATATCAAGGATAGCCTTAAATAATGTCCTGCCGCATGTAGTAAAATTCCTCCGCAAAAGAAGAAGTAGGGGGAAGTATTTTTTCGGTTTTCATACTATTTTTTTACTGAAAAGATTTTTTTAAAAAATGTTTTGCTGAAAATTTTTTTGTGCACATTCTTTTGTTCATTTTCACGTCATCAAAGACACACCCAAATAAAAACCCCACGAATATAAATATGAACAGCATGAAGGAAAAATCGGCAAATAGTGTTTGGAACAATTGCATGGAAATCATTAAGGACAATGTAAATCCACAAAGTTTCAAAACTTGGTTTGAACCGATTAGACCGGTAGAGTTGAATGGAACTGTACTGACTATCCAAGTGCCTTCGCAGTTTTTTTATGAATGGTTGGAAGAACATTACGTAGCTCTGTTGCGCAAAACGGTTAAACGTGAGTTGGGTAATCACGCACGGTTGGAATATCGGATTGTTGTAGAGAACTCTTCTAATGGAAATTCACCCTCCACAGTGGATTACCCAAATTATAATGCAGGAAATTCCGGAAATCCTGAAGTAGGGTTTCCTTACTTCTTAACGGGCAATCAAATTAAAAACCCATTCATTATCCCCGGACTCAAGAAGATCAACATAGACTCACAACTGAATCAGAATTACAACTTTGATTCGTATGTAGAAGGAGACTGCAATCGTTTGGCGCGAAGTGCAGGGTATGCCGTAGCTCAAAAGCCAGGTGGCACTGCTTTCAATCCGCTCGTTATATATGGAGCCGTGGGTTTAGGTAAAACTCACCTCGTGCAGGCTATTGGAAATGAGGTGAAGCAAAACTTCCCTAATAAGACAGTACTATATGTATCAAGCGAGAAATTTACCAACCAGTTCTTTGATGCAGTAAAAAATAATTCGGTGAATGATTTTGTACACTTCTATCAATTGATAGATGTATTGATCATGGACGACATTCAGTTTTTTGGCAACAAAGAAAAAACACAGGATATCTTCTTCCACATTTTCAATCACCTGCATCAAAGTGGAAAACAGTTGGTGCTCACCTCGGATCGTCCTCCACGTGATTTGGAGGGGATGGAAGAAAGATTGCTCTCTCGTTTCAAATGGGGATTGAGTGCTGATTTGCAGATTCCTGATTTTGAAACCCGTATAGCCATCTTGGAAAAGAAAATGTATGCTGACGGTATTGAACTTCCCCGCGAGGTGGTGGAGTTTGTTGCCTATAACATCAACACCAACATCCGCGAATTGGAAGCGGCACTTATCTCTTTGCTCGCTCAGGCTTCCCTGAATAAGAAGGATGTAGATTTAGATTTAGCAAAGAAAATTATTAAGAACTTTGTCAAGAGTATCTCCAGAGAGGTTTCTATTGACTACATTCAAAAAACTGTTTGTGATTATTTCACCGTTCCGGTGGACATGTTGCGTGAAAAGACCCGGAAGCGAATGATTGTTCAGGCGCGCCAACTGTCTATGTACCTCGCAAAAAATTATACAAAGAATTCTCTCAAAGTGATTGGAAAGCATTTTGGTGGAAGAGATCATTCCACCGTCATTCACTCATGCCAAGCAGTTCAAAACTTGATGGATACCGATCAGGAATTTAGAGATGCGGTGAACGATATTCAGAAGAAAATTCAAATGAGCATTTCTTAATAGGAATGTCTGCCTTAAATAAAAAAAACCCGTCGAAAGACGGGTTTTTTTATTTTCTGATTTCAGAAAGAAAAGTAGCTTATTCTGCTACTACTTCAAAAGCTACTTTCACCTTTGTGGCTAGAACCTAGGCCCACTTCAGCGGTATAACTTCCAATTGCTTTTACTTCTCCTTCAATCACAACAATCTTGCGGCGATCTACCTCGACTTGTAATTGAGCCTTGATTGCTTCTGCAATATGATAAGGAGAAACGCTTCCGAAAATCTTTCCGGTAGTGCCTACCTTTGCTCCAATCTTGACAACTGCTGATTGAAGACGAGCTGAAATTTCGTTGAATTGTTCCAACAACTTAGCTTCACGTTTGCCTTGCCCTTTGATTCTTTGCTCTAACTGTGCCAGGTTTCCCGCATTCTTCACTACTGCAAATCCTTGCGGAATCAGGTAATTCAATCCATAGCCTGGACGGACTTTCACAACATCGTCGGCAAAGCCCAGTTTGTCTACATCTTTTATAAGAATAACTTCCATTGTTTACGTTTTTATTGGTTAAACCATTATTTCAACAAGTCGGCTACATAAGGCAGAATGCCAATATGACGAGCGCGCTTGACTGCCTGAGCCACTTTGCGTTGATACTTCAACGAATTGCCGGACAAACGACGAGGCAAAATTTTACCCTGTTCGTTGATGAACTTCAATAGGTAGTCGGGATCCTTATAATCAATATAGCGAATACCGCTCTTTTTAAAACGGCAATACTTTTTCTTTATCAAGCCGATTTTTGTAGCGGCTAAAAACCGGATGTCTTTTCCTTTTGGTTTACTCATGATGCTGTCTCCTCTTTAGTTTCGGCATTAACTTTTTTGTTTCTTCCTACCAATCCGGCGCGCTTGTCGTCGTTATACTTTACAGCATACTTGTCAAGCTTAATCGTCAGGTAACGAAGAATGTTTTCATCGCGACGAAAGGCCACTTCCAAGGTGTCCACAGCTTTGCCGCTGCCCCGGAACTCCAGCAAATGATAGATGCCGGTGGTTTTCTTCTTCATCGGATACCTTAAATTTTTAAGTCCCCAATGTTCTTCGTGAACCATCTCAGCTCCCTGGGACTTGAGAAGATCAATATATCCTTTGATCGTCTTCTTGGTGTCGTCTTCCGATAACACGGGAGTGAGAATAAATACTGTTTCGTACTGTGTCAGCATGTTTCTCTGCTTTTATGCCCACCGTAGCTTTATCGCAATGGCGGACGGGTTATAAAAAATGGACGGCAAAGATATTCCGATAGCCCGAATTTCCAAATACCCGACCAGAATCGGCTTTAATTTAGAAAAGCCCGTGAGGGGGCCTAACCATGTGGAAAGAAACTTTCTGGTCGTTCAAAAGGCTCGATTACTTTAGCAATACGTTATGCTTTTGCCCTATTATCAGGATAAACTTATGGAAGTAGGTTGCGATGAGGCCGGTCGGGGTTGTTTGGCAGGTCCGGTATATGCGGCTGCTGTGATCTTGCCGAAAGATTTTAAGAACCGGGAACTGAACGACTCGAAGAAGCTTTCGCGCAAACAAAGGGAGGCCCTTAGACTGATTGTCGAAAAGGAGGCAATAGGCTATGCGGTTGCTAGTTTCGATAATCTGAAAATTGACCAAATCAATATTTTGAACGCTTCGATCTTAGCTATGCACGAGGCACTGAGGCAGATCAGGGAAAAGTTTGGGTTGATATTGGTGGACGGCAACCGATTCAAACCCTTTAAGAAAATTCCTTACCAAACTATTGTTCAGGGAGATGGAATATATATGAGTATCGCGGCGGCATCTATTCTCGCCAAAACATACCGCGATGAATTTATGGAGCAAGCGCATCACCAATATCCTGTTTATAACTGGCACTCAAACAAAGGCTACGGTACAGAAACACACCGAAAGGCTATTATGGAACATGGTTATTCCCCTCTTCATCGCAGGAGTTTCGTATTGAAAGAAATGCAGCTCAGGATTCTCTGATTAAACCATTAAATAGCCAGTTAGAAGTTTAAAGTTTGGTTTCTGACAAAGGGGAGAAGGTTATTTATTAGGGCGTAGCAAAATATAGGTCAAGGGCAATAGTTGCATTTTCCGACTTTGTGCCTTCTCAGATTAGTTAATTCGGCAATAGTTCTTGTCTATAAATTAGGTGTTACAAAGGGAGCCAGGTCGCCTACCCGATTGTCCAGATTTGGCGAGTCATCATGTCTTTCAGTATTTTGTTCTCGATGAAATCAAGGTTGCTTACGAATTGTTTATTGTCATTTCATTGCCGTGAAGGCAGGTTAATGCCGCCTTGTTGGTTTTTAAAGATGAGCAGCCGGAGATCTTTGATGCCTACGTTCAATATATCAATCACAAAATATCGGCAGTCCAAATTCGGGAGTCTCCTCATTTAAAACCCTATACGAATAACTGGGTTCAAGACCTTACGCCCGCACAACTCTTGGCAGCACGGAGGAATAATGGCAATGCTACCTCAAAACACAAAGAGCACGTATCTGATAAATAGTCAAAGTGGAAGGGGCGAGTACAAAAAAGCAAAAGATGACTTTTTCAGCGAATCAGTGCTTATCTTCGCGTAATCAGCACACATCTTGACAAGAAGTGTGCTGATTAGGAGAAGAAGTGTGCAGCTTTAGACAAGAAGTGTGCTGATTTAGGGAAGAAGTGTGCTGCTTCGCACTAGATGTGTGCTGATTAGCACAGAATCAGCACAAGATAGCGCGCAATGTGTGCTGATTCGCTGAAGATGTGTGCAAATGAGAAAATGATAGGTGTTTTTGGCCAATTTAGCGGATTTGATTTGACAGTTTTTCCGTTTTATCAAAGTTTAGTGAGCAGACCCTCTAAAGTCATTTAATACAAGCTATATTTTCCCCACGAAGAAGTGTGGTGTTGTAACTCCACATTTCATATCAAAACGGCAGGTGTTTTGATTACTACCTGTGTCTGGTATATATTTATGACTAAAAATATTTTGAATGTAGAAATACAACCAAAGCGCATAACACAAAGCCTACTGAGAAGATTTTATAATCAAAACCTATGTAATAGAGTTTTTCTGAATTAACCCACGATAAGATAAGAATAGCCGTATTTCCCGTTAACAGACATAATGGTACTGCCGATAAGCCGTATGTTGGAATCGTAAAGAAAAGTAGGCTGAGATTTAGAACTGTTCCAATAAAAAAGATAATGGTGTTGTATTCAGTCTTCTTCGTTATGCCGGCACCTATTGCCGAAAAACGCAGAATTATTTCTTTTATTCCTACCGAAAATGCGAGTACCCCTATGTACTTGATGCCTTCCATATACCTTTCATTAGCCAGCAGTTTGACCAATAGATGAGAAAACAAGGTCATGGCAATAATCATGGCAAAAGTGGCTAAGGAGGCATAAGTCTGGGCTTTTTTGTATATCTGCTTATGATGAGGTTTTTCAAATACTTCCCAGAAGTAAGGTTCCCATATCATTCTTATTACAGCGTAGCTAACAGTAATTAAACCGGCAATCTTCAATGCAAATGAATAGATTCCTATTTCCTTTAGGGACAGATGCGAGAGCATAATAAATCGGTTCAAACTGGTGTTGCCCCATGAAATGATAACCACTGGAACCAAAGGGAGTGAAAAGCGCAGCATATCCCGGGTAAAAGGGGTCTTTAATTTGAAACCCAAATATTTTCTCCAATAGAAGAGTAAAAGACTTAACGTAATCCCGTATCCGGTAAACTCTCCAATGAATATTCCCTGAATACCAACCTTCTTGTACAGAACAAAAAACAATATAAATCCCAGAACCGAGGTGGTTTGAAACACACTAAGGAGGGTGTAAGCCAAAGGCTTTTTTCGGTATCTAAGCGCCAGACTAAATAAGGAGACCAGATTGATTAGGGGCAATTTCGCGACGGCTAATAAAAGAAGCAAGTGTTGTTCCTGCGACCCAAACATGAGTACAGAGATTTGTTTGGAAAAGATAGCAACCAATATTACCAGCGTTATGGAGCACAAGAATATAATCGTTACCGCATTGGAGATTAGATCCCTTTTTGCATCGTCCGTTTTTGCTGTATAATAGAATCTCGCCACCGATGACTCCAGTTGTAACATCCCAACGACCGATAACAATGTTACTAAGGTGACAACTACGTCAATTGTGCCATATTCTGCCGGAGGGAATACTTTGGTATAAAGTGGAATAAGAATAATCCCCAAGAGATTGTTGACGCCGAAAGAGACTCCGTAAATGAGAAAGTCCTTGAAATGCCTTTTGATTTGGCTAAGCATTTCTCGAATAGATTTCTATGGACTCCACTGATTGCTGTAAACTATAATTAGCTAAAAATAAATCGCTTTCTGAAGAAAGCAGGCCCCCTGCATAGAGGGATGTGTTGATCAGAACAACCGCAGGGTTGTAGCGATCAATGTGGTCTATTATCCAGTTGGGAGAGATAATTTCAAAACTATTATTAAACTGAATCTGAAAGGCTGCTTTATCTTTATAGTAATTGGTTATGCAGGGCATGAGAGGTGAAAACTTAGAGGCAGATAAAATTTTCATCAATTGGTAATCATTTGAAGTAATCGTTTGGTTGGGGATTGAAATATCGTCCAAAACACGAAGCACTCTTTCAGGAAGACTTCCTTTATCTCCTGGCTTTTTATCCGATGAATATTTCCTATTGCCAAAAACATAAACTGAAATAAACAGTGCCCAAAATCCGGAATATATCAACACCCATTTCATGGGAAATATCAGAATGAACATCAGCGTAGCGACAGGGAAGGTGAATTCAAGATAGCGTTGTGGCTCTCCCAAAAAGCGCGTCCAGCGGAATGAGGTGAGAACAAAAGCCAATAGGGCGATTACCAGTAATTTTGCAAGCACATTCAGGATGGATGTTGTATGTAGATCTGTCGCAGGAGTGAAAAAATAGAACACCCCGACTGACATCCAGATAAAGGGCATTCCATAGATGAATTCTACCACCGGATTTGTGAGCATGTAATTTAATGCCCTTATTTTACGAGGTTCTTCTTTCAGTTTTTTCCAAAAATCATATACCAAATCCCTCCAGATACTGTACCGGGTTTTGAGGATGAAAATCTCTCCCAAAAACAAGGCATAATTTCTTTTATGATTGAATTGCCCGATTACGAAATTTTTAGCAACGCGGGGGAGAATTAAAAAATAGGAGCCGAGGGCTAGAACCGGCAACAATAAGAGTTCAGGCACTCGAAAGAAAAGAACTATAAAAGGCAAAGTGAGTAATACAAATTGAATGGCCATTTGGCTTAGTAGAAATATGACGAAAACGGCGATAAAAAGGGCAGCAAAGAGCCAGAGGGAAGGATTCAAAAGATAGGCCACTAGCAGATAGATATAAATTTGCCCGGCTAAAAGACCGACACCACGAGCAGACAGTCCCATGTTTTTAGCGTTCCAAATGACATAGCTGAAAGGGAATAGATTGAAAACCAGGTTGGCCAGCAAATATTGTATATCGGGAAAGTGGAGAATGGATTGCATCCAAAACAGAAAGGAATTAAACGCCACTATCTCAAGCAGCTTGACGATTCTGCTTACCCAAACAAATTGTTGGGTGTAAACAGTTTCGGGTAGGAAAGATAGAATCCAATGGTACAGTTGTGGATAGGCTACATTATGCTCGTTCTTACTTGAAATATAATCTGTAAGAAAACGATGGGTTTTTTTGATACGGTTTATTATGCTGACATGCACTGCGTGGTCAGATCCCTGCGAATTTCGGACTCCGACAAAGAAAATGAAAAAAAAGATTGGGGGCAAGAATATATACGGCGACGAACCAGTTCATTAACTTATTATTATTCGGAGGCCGGAA is drawn from Bacteroidota bacterium and contains these coding sequences:
- a CDS encoding tyrosine-type recombinase/integrase, coding for MQSPVQSFLNYIEYEKRYSHNTLESYRNDLKQFGDFIKQNEDREIQDATHSSVRNWMVSMMERKITPRSINRKISSLQSFYKFLMRKGLLKKNPLAKVQTPKTSKRLPVFVELPAMEKLLGQMEFPEGYEGHRDKIILEIFYGTGIRRSELIHLRESDIDFYQSQIKVLGKGNKERIIPLHPDLKKSIQRFIENKRQLISDPTDNFLVVDEKGKKMKPTSVYLIVKKYLSLITTVDKKSPHVLRHTFATHLMNQGADINAVKELLGHSSLAATQVYTHNTIEKLKNIYKQAHPKA
- a CDS encoding 30S ribosomal protein S6 translates to MTQYETVFILTPVLSEDDTKKTIKGYIDLLKSQGAEMVHEEHWGLKNLRYPMKKKTTGIYHLLEFRGSGKAVDTLEVAFRRDENILRYLTIKLDKYAVKYNDDKRAGLVGRNKKVNAETKEETAS
- a CDS encoding 30S ribosomal protein S18; this translates as MSKPKGKDIRFLAATKIGLIKKKYCRFKKSGIRYIDYKDPDYLLKFINEQGKILPRRLSGNSLKYQRKVAQAVKRARHIGILPYVADLLK
- a CDS encoding oligosaccharide flippase family protein produces the protein MLSQIKRHFKDFLIYGVSFGVNNLLGIILIPLYTKVFPPAEYGTIDVVVTLVTLLSVVGMLQLESSVARFYYTAKTDDAKRDLISNAVTIIFLCSITLVILVAIFSKQISVLMFGSQEQHLLLLLAVAKLPLINLVSLFSLALRYRKKPLAYTLLSVFQTTSVLGFILFFVLYKKVGIQGIFIGEFTGYGITLSLLLFYWRKYLGFKLKTPFTRDMLRFSLPLVPVVIISWGNTSLNRFIMLSHLSLKEIGIYSFALKIAGLITVSYAVIRMIWEPYFWEVFEKPHHKQIYKKAQTYASLATFAMIIAMTLFSHLLVKLLANERYMEGIKYIGVLAFSVGIKEIILRFSAIGAGITKKTEYNTIIFFIGTVLNLSLLFFTIPTYGLSAVPLCLLTGNTAILILSWVNSEKLYYIGFDYKIFSVGFVLCALVVFLHSKYF
- a CDS encoding methylmalonyl-CoA mutase, translating into MSKKFITDSGIEIQRTYSPYKGEVGEPGKFPFTRGIHPEAYRSRLWTMRQYAGFSTAEESNKRYHYLLSQGVMGLSVAFDLPTQIGYDSDHALAEGEVGKVGVAIDSLEDMELLFKDIKLEDISTSMTINSTAYILLSLYIALAKKQGADLKKITGTIQNDILKEYAARGTYIYPPKPSMKIITDIFEYCNQEVPKWNTISISGYHIREAGSTAVQEIAFTLANGKAYCQAAQKKGLDINQFGQRLSFFFNAHNNFFEEVAKFRAARRMWAKITSELGATDARAQMLRFHTQTGGSTLTAQQPKNNISRVTLQALASVLGGTQSLHTNGYDEALSLPTEEAAKVALRTQQIIGYESGVTETVDPLAGSYFIETLTDQIEEEAWKYIQRIDEMGGSVSAIEQGFMQNEIARASYQFQQAVENKEKIIVGVNQFVEKEAVPTGLLRIDDSIRKVQSDKLATLRSKRNQVEVTASLGKIKQAAKEDRNLMPLVIQAVESLATLGEIADSLREIYGEYQG
- the dnaA gene encoding chromosomal replication initiator protein DnaA, yielding MKEKSANSVWNNCMEIIKDNVNPQSFKTWFEPIRPVELNGTVLTIQVPSQFFYEWLEEHYVALLRKTVKRELGNHARLEYRIVVENSSNGNSPSTVDYPNYNAGNSGNPEVGFPYFLTGNQIKNPFIIPGLKKINIDSQLNQNYNFDSYVEGDCNRLARSAGYAVAQKPGGTAFNPLVIYGAVGLGKTHLVQAIGNEVKQNFPNKTVLYVSSEKFTNQFFDAVKNNSVNDFVHFYQLIDVLIMDDIQFFGNKEKTQDIFFHIFNHLHQSGKQLVLTSDRPPRDLEGMEERLLSRFKWGLSADLQIPDFETRIAILEKKMYADGIELPREVVEFVAYNINTNIRELEAALISLLAQASLNKKDVDLDLAKKIIKNFVKSISREVSIDYIQKTVCDYFTVPVDMLREKTRKRMIVQARQLSMYLAKNYTKNSLKVIGKHFGGRDHSTVIHSCQAVQNLMDTDQEFRDAVNDIQKKIQMSIS
- a CDS encoding ribonuclease HII, producing the protein MLLPYYQDKLMEVGCDEAGRGCLAGPVYAAAVILPKDFKNRELNDSKKLSRKQREALRLIVEKEAIGYAVASFDNLKIDQINILNASILAMHEALRQIREKFGLILVDGNRFKPFKKIPYQTIVQGDGIYMSIAAASILAKTYRDEFMEQAHHQYPVYNWHSNKGYGTETHRKAIMEHGYSPLHRRSFVLKEMQLRIL